A stretch of Physeter macrocephalus isolate SW-GA chromosome 6, ASM283717v5, whole genome shotgun sequence DNA encodes these proteins:
- the LOC129392210 gene encoding gametocyte-specific factor 1-like, whose translation MELEVLEICPYDPNHRMSASRLQYHLASCRKKNPKKAKKMANCKYNACHVVPIKRLKEHEANCVNRTAIDDDNTHHSPSFVLKTFAPKMLVCESDSRDIKKETMDDKHPNNHKSWRKGQKN comes from the exons ATGGAGCTAGAAGTCTTGGAAATATGTCCTTATGACCCAAACCACAGGATGTCAGCCAGCAGGTTACAGTACCACCTGGCATCATGTAGAAAG aaaaatccaaagaaagctaaAAAGATGGCTAACTGCAAATATAATGCTTGTCATGTGGTCCCAATCAAAAGGCTCAAAGAACATGAGGCTAACTGTGTCAATAGAACTGCTATAGATGACG ataACACACATCATTCTCCTTCATTTGTCCTTAAGACATTTGCTCCAAAAATGCTGGTTTGTGAAAG CGACTCAAGAGACATAAAAAAAGAGACCATGGATGATAAACATCCTAACAACCATAAGTCCTGGAGAAAAG GTCAGAAGAACTGA